ttggatatagctgccatatagaccaattagtcgatttaaggttttgggcctataaaagaggcatttattggccgatgccgccgaaatttgggacagtgagttaaattaagccccttgacatacttttgctatatagcacagatcggtccagatttggatatagctgccatatagaccgatctcttggtttaaggttttggtcccataaaaggcgcatttattgtccgatgtcaccgtaatttgggacattgagttgcgttaaacccttcgacatttttctttaatttggctcagatcggtccagatttgcatatagctgtcatatagaccgatctctcgatttaaggttttggggccttaaaggctcattttttgttcgatgtcgccgaaatttgtgacagtgagttgtgttaggcccttccacatatttttgcaatttggtccagatcggttcagatttggatatagctgccatatagaccgatcgctcgattaaaggttttgggtccataaaaggcgcatttattgtccgatgtcgccgacatttgggacagtgagttacgttaatcCCTTTGACAtagttttgcaatttggctcagatcggtccagatttggatatagctgccatatagaccgatccctcgatttaaggttttggggccataaaagacccatttattgtccgatgtcgccgaaatttgagacattgagttgtgttggacccttcgacatttttctttaatttggctcagatcggtccagatttgcatatagctgtcatatagaccgatctctcgatttaaggttttggggccttaaaggctcattttttgttcgatgtcgccgaaatttgtgacagtgagttgtgttaggcccttccacatatttttgcaatttggtccagatcggttcagatttggatatagctgccatatagaccgatcgctcgattaaaggttttgggtccataaaaggcgcatttattgtccgatgtcgccgacatttgggacagtgagttacgttaatcCCTTTGACAtagttttgcaatttggctcagatcggtccagatttggatatagctgccatatagaccgatctcttgatttaaggttttggtgccataaaaggctcattttttgttcgatgtcgccgaaatttggaacaatgagttgtgttaagctcttcgacatatttcggcaatttggcccagatcggttcagatttggatatagctgccatgtagaccgatctctagatataaggttttggtcccttaaaaggctcattttttgttcgatgtcgccgaaatttggaacaatgagttgtgttaagctcttcgacatatttcggcaatttggcccagatcggttcagatttggatatagctgccatatagaccgatctctcgatttaagctcttgggcccataaaaggcgcatttattgtccgatatcaccgatatttaggacagtgagttgtgttaggcccttctccatccttctgcaatttggctcagatcggtccagatttggatatagttgccatatagaccgatcgctcgattaaatgttttgagtccataaaaggcgcatttattgtccgatgtcgccgacatttgggacagtgagttatgttaagccctttgacatagttttgcaatttggctcagatcggtccagatttggatatagctgtcatatagaccgatctctcggtttaaggttttggtcccataaaaggcacatttattgtccgatgtcaccgtaatttgggacattgagttgtgttaggcctttcgatattcttcttcaatttggctcagatcggtccagatttgaatatagctgccatgtagaccgatctctagatataaggttttggtcccttaaaaggctcattttttgttcgatgtcgccgaaatttgggacaatgagttgtgttaagctcttcgacatatttcggcaatttggcccagatcggttcagatttggatatagctgccatatagaccgatctctcgatttaagctcttgggcccataaaaggcgcatttattgtccgatttcaccgaaatttgggacagtaagttaagttaggcccttcgacaaatgtttgcaatttggcacagatcggtccagatttagatatagctgacttatagaccgatctcttgatttatggttttgggcccacaaaaggcgcatttattgtccgatttcgccgaaatttgggacattgagttgtgttaaacccttcgacatttttctttaatttggctcagatcggtccagatttggatatagctgccatatagaccgatctcttgatttaaggttttggggccataaaaggctcattttttgttcgatgtcgccgacatttgggacagtgagttgtgttaggcccttccacatatttttgcaatttggtgcagatcggttcagatttggatatagctgccatatagaccgatctctcgatttaaggttttggggctataaaaggcgcattttttgttcgatgtcgccgaaatttgggacagtgggttaagttaagcctctcggcatatttcttcaatttggctcaaatcggttcagatttggatatagctgccatatagaccgatctctcgatttaagttttgagcccataaaagccgcatttattgtccgatttcgcaaaaatttgggacagagttgtgttggacccttcgacatttttctttaatttggctcggatcggtccagatttggatatagctgccatatagaccgatccctgtATTTAAGGcgttgggtccataaaagccacatttattgtccgaagttgccgaaatttgagacagtgagttctgttaggctctccaacattcttcttcaatttggcccaaatcggtccagatttgaatatagctgccatatagaccgatatctcgatttaaattcgtggccccataaaaggcgcatttataatccgatttcactgaaatttgacacagtgactgatgttatgcttttcgacatccgtatcgtgtatggttcagattggtctatatttggatatggctaccataaagaccaatatttgttctacaaaattgaacaatgatttttggtatttggtccaaatcggaacatatttcgatatggctgctatgggacatgaggtatgtattttttttaccgCATTATGACAAAAGATGGTTttcttatatacccgaggtggtgggtatccaaagttcgtcttGGCCGAAcataacgtctttttacttgtttatagccGTGGTAGAATTTTTGGGTAGAATTTTCTACATgatcatgcatggcatggtacctcgcaaatgtcgccagcattaagagggataaccaccgctttaaattttgtccagtgttctcgccaggattcgaacgcagtcGTTCAGcattcgatattcacattcagaagcggaagaaggcgcagcgggcccGTTTTGGCTAGTATGTATATAAATTCCAAATGccgctttgacttcttcagcatttgGAGATCGCGATTCTAAACCGATTAAACTAAAATTGTGCATATTAAGTTATGTTGCCATCAACAGATTTGGATCGCCTTTCACTTTATGTCTATGTGTTTATCTTCTACACATCACGCAATCCTTTTTAGACAAAAGTCAAATTTTAGAGGCTGTTTCTCCATTCTCAAACCCCACCAAAACACTTCAACGTATGAAAGACcacagggaatacttctctaaCAACGTAGATGAAAAACGGCACCCAGCTTTAAACAATGAGCATAGAATGATGTATCAAAGGAGTTTAAACATACCTAGTCATCATATACAAAGGCGTGTAATGCCTTCGCCAAATTATTCTCATAGtaataaacatttaaatattcCCGAAGATAATGAAAACATGGACATGGTTGCCCTGGACTATAATGAAAATCCAATTTATAATCATAAGAGCATACCTAATTTCCAAGATGAGGGAAGAGTATATGAGTCTGTGGGGGATTCTAAGAATTCAAAATATTCGAGGCtctcaaaaaacaacaaatatttggAAAGTGATTTCAAAGAAAATGAGTTGAGACAGCaaacattcaattcaaatgATGATAGAGAGCAGaatgattttgaaaaatcaGTAGAGTCATTAGCATCCAATGAAGAACGTGGGTATCAATCTCAAAATGCTTATAAAAATAAGTATACTTCAAAGGAATCACAGTATTCTAGAAAGACTAAATCTAATAAACCAAgaagaccaaaaaaaaatcgaaatcacAACAAGAGAGTAGATAAAGACTTGGACTCACAATTTGAGAATAAAAAATCCTTTGAAGAATCTCAACCATATTGGGATCCAAGCTACCCTAGTCTAGGAAACATAAATGACAACTCTTTTAATGACAGGCACAATGAGCAATACAAAGTCCAATGGCCCACTACTTTATTTGATGGTCGTACTAGAGCTTGGTTagaagtttttggttttaaaaagaaGAATAATAAAAATTCCACAATACCTCAAAGTGGAAATTCTTTAAATCCTTCTTCTAATGTTACAGATGAGTATCGTAGAAAGATTGCGTTGCACTTTCGCAATGAAATTCTCCAGTGTAAAGCGTTTTCAAGTCTAGAGGACTTTCTAAATTCTTTACCAAAAAATGAAACATCAAATGTTAAGAGAGAAGAAGAAACAGAAGAAATTAATGAAGAGTTTAGCACAAGGAATATTCATGAGTTTATAACAGAAAATCCAGAATTCCATATCACAACCAAGAGATCAAATAACACCTTAAGCAAGTCACATGAAGAACTCGATGTGCCACCTACAAAGTGGCCATCAACTAATGATTCCcataatgatgatgattatgaggATGAAGAGGAATACTATGAagatattgattttggtaatacaACAGCAACAGATGCTTCAAAGATTGATCCAGAGACCATTACAAAAGATTTGCCAGTTGTTTCTAAGGACTCCTTTATGTCCGACAGAGAAAAGAATTACAAACTTAATATAAGCATTAATGCTAAGGTCAATGGTAATACTACGAATAAGATGTTCTATGGAAATGGTTCGCTTTGTATTAACCCTGCCTATGAAGGTGATCGTTCCGCACAACATTCCGATTTGGCATCATTAGAGCATGGAGAGGAGTATAGTAGTTTTGTAGACAATATGAAGACAAAGCAAAGGTAAGTTGTATACTGttttataaagaattttttatacTAACCATTGCAGGATGGCGGTGGATAGTTTCTGGAAGATCTAAATTAAATACCGCTAGAGGCATACATACAGATTTCTACATACAATACAATTTCTCCTGAATTGTATACAGTAGAGTATTGTCTTGCAAAATCGTTTACTGTACAATAATCCTCTGGAGTATCTCTATGGTCCTGCAACCAAaacgttaaaaatttttaactgtaCATTAGGGTGGCTTTATCTCAAAGTGGCTTTTTGGCTAAAACTTCCATCTTGATAGATTTTAAGATTCCCAAAATGTAATGCAATTGGATGATGTTAGCACGTACTGCTGGGGcctcaaagttttgaaaatctcaattttttggTTATTGGCGACTTTAGGTACTTCGGCGATTCGTATCTctgaaacggctaaagctatgtGCCCgtgtcaaacattaaattaaaggCCACCCTTTTTTAACTTAACCTAATGAAGACACAACAACTAAATCTGTCTTTTCTTCTTTCCTCTCtctaaaacagatttttttagcattaaaAAACATTCGACAAGACagacatcgttcagaattctttcagacatcgttcagaattcttgcagaactgtcggaaccaaaaattccttcagacaaaCAGTTCATAAATCCTCTCGAACGgtcgaaaaaatcaaaaaacccATGTGGAAAGacggtcagaaatcgttcagaattctttcagaactgttggaacaaaaattccttcagacaaacagaccagaaatcgttcagaattgtcggaagaaaaattcaaaaaaaccccaTACGAAAAAGCAGTCAGAAATCATTCTGAACTGTCGGATCAAAACTTCCCTCAGAATTTCGAACAGAATTCGGAACGAATTCTTTAAGATCTTGTCGGAAATCTTcagaatttgttcagatttgcCTGGCATCAGATATTTGGTTTGCTGGGAACCATACGAAAAAGCAGTCAGAAATcattcagaactgtcggaacaaaactTCCCTCAGAATTTCGAACAGAATTCGGTACGAATTCGTTAAGATCTTGTCGGAAGTCTTcagaatttgttcagatttgcTTGACATCAGATATTTGGTTTGCTGGGAACATTAGCGGACGACTACCACGGAACAATGGGCAGAGACATGAGGACAGCACATTGGCTAGGGTTGTCGCAGCATTAGTGTGATTTGGGAAAGCTCTCTTGAGGCACAGTGGACAGAATGACACAAATAGACTCGTTACAATATGTTGGACGGTTCTTCCGATTAAAGGTGTTTGGCCCCTAAATGGCAGGTGTCATTCGATTGCGATGAAACTTAAAACAGTAAGTTTTATTCGATTCTGAAACATTCTTGCGGAATATAgcaaaaatcaaatcatatttttaatataactgggatattgaccgatttcgagaTTTGgggttttggatccataaaaggttATTGTAATccattccaaaatattttcgaacAGTTAGTTATTTTGGATCAAACGATATCCTTTCCTGATCTAATAATGTTCGAACCTCAATATGGAATAGCTGCGTATAGAACAATCTTccgaataattttttaaattcataaATAGCGCATTTTTTCATCATTCTTCGACAAAGaacttttttattcttttttgatttttttcgattactctcatttttctttctttagcaACCCTAAGGAGAATGCAAATCCTCTTGATGTTAGCCCTGACAAATTATCCTCAAATATTGTGGAGAAAGTATTTCAATCAGTGCGTGATCATCCACAGCTGAAAGTCCTATGGCCAAGTTTGAAGAACAATCAGCTTCCAGAAAGAACACAAATGCCTCGCTTCAATGCTCTGAGGAATCAGGCAAGTGCAATGGAAATGCTTCAAAATTACGGAAGAGAATAATAAGTCCAACATTTCTAATATCCAGGATAATGAGCAGCATATACAACACAGTGAACAGCTGATGAGGGAAGCTCTGAATATTTTGAATAATGCCATAGATCAAAAATTGCATAGCAAATCTTGTGTTCCTTTGAGTTCAGATTTAAGGGAATTCTACAATCTCATATTGCGTACTAATGAAGAACAAAGGCGTGAACGTGAAAAAAGACAGACTGAAAGGGGAAAATTAAGAAAGGAGGATGGTGAAAACAGTAAAATATATAACAATGGTAAAgttgtaagtttttttttaattttagaaaaagtataaaaagaaaggttatattatgttttaaaaaatcttctagCTTAATAAAGATGATGGCCAATGGAAAGAAAACTCCTTAATGGACTTGCAAAATGAGGATGGCGTCGATGCTAAGCTTAGAAGAGAGCTTTTGAATCGAAAATATTTGGGAACTAATCTAAATGACCTTGAGCTGCTGGAACAGTTGTACTCTCCAGAATTTTCCAAGCTGCTTAAGGCATGCGAACTCTATCGCGAAATAagcaaagtttttggaagaaaggaaaacttaaatttgtgatctggcaaatatttttttaattaatttgttaTATCCTTATACACATACCTTAATATTTTATAttacaatatttatttttaaactatGTTAACACAACAATTAAAATACGAacaatgttatttttttatacaataactagctgacccgggctcgctccgctgtgccttcttttactttatatggaacaaaagtttccttggaatatcgAAGatgttttagtgaaataccatgctaacttgactaagagtttaacaatataagtgcctttatcttaatcccatatgatctttattgatctacgaattaACCCTCCGATGAGTGACAGTTTTGAACTTCACGGCCGTGTGAAAAGGTCCCTACGGACCTTTTttgtaaatcataattttttcaattttttttaatttttttttttgcttgaattttcttaagactattataaaaaaaattaaaaattattgttgtgTTCTTCTTGCCCCTGCCCTGTGCGCAAGTGTTGCAGCAatgtaaaagtgtgctatgttCTCCGCAAACAGCGTTGCCGCAGCCGAAGAAGTATGCCTGCGTTTTCCGCTGCCGCCCGTACTCAGAAAGGCAAAGCCTACATGACGGTCTACTTGACCTAGACGCAAATGACGGTACATTGCTTTCCATCGGTCTTGGTAATacctgaaatgaaaagaaaaataaacaagtattcagaccataataaacacgtattttgatggtcaagagtggatccgtcgtacaaattttcaggcaaatcggataataattgcgacctctagaggctcaatgaccctctagagtgcgtaattctcatccgatttgactgaaattttgcacctggtgttttggtatcactttcaacaactgtgctaagtatggttcaaatcggttcctaacctgatatagcttttatataaaccgatctggggtcttgacttcttgagccactagagggcgcaattcttatccgatttggctgaaattttgcacgtggtgttttggtatcacttccaataactgtgttaagtatggttcaaatcggttaataacctgatatagcagtcatataaaccgatcttggatcttgacttcttgagcttctaaagggcgcaattctcatccgatttggctgcaatttcgcatgaggtgctttattatgacttccaacatctgtgctgagtatggttcaaatcggttcataacctgatatagctgccatataaaccgatattggatcttgacttcttgagcctctagagggcgcacttctcatccgacttggctgaaattttccatgaggtgttttgttatgacttccaataattgtgttaaGCATAGcgcaaatcgatgcataacctgatatagctgccatataaaccggtctaccgattatgcttcttgagtccctacaaggtgcaattcttatccgaatgggctgaaataatacccaatgacttctactacagtctttaacattcGATTCAttaatggttcgaatcggactatgacttgaaAAATAGCTTAACAatccttatccattattctttgttcgcGTAAAAAGGGAcagcgcgcaaagaactcgacaaatacaatccatggtggagggtatataagattcggcccagccgaacttaccacgctcttacttgtcatTGCTACTTCATTAAATTTCCATAAAGCCAGCCTACTTCAATAAacataaacaatccattttagtacaaaattttttaataaagttaAGACACTTGGAATAAACGCTTCAATGAACGCAGCAGCTCACTCTTTCACTTATAATGATGAAAACTTTTTGGCAACAAATGGAAATTTCATATCGGAAAACCTTGAAACAATAGAGCTACAGATTACAACAGAAATTTGAATAGAAGAACTGCCAGAGTCTCTCCATTCAAGTGAAACATTCAGGCTTTTGGGTGTTTTGTAGAAATGTTTGCCTTAATTCATTGACTTAATAACGAAATCATTTGtaaatgatgatgataatgatgatgatgatgaagaagaaGACTTACTTACTGCACCGAGCTGTTATGAAGGGGTGGGGGCCAGTCAGCCAGTCAGGCAGTCGACAAAGAACGAGTTGTGCCCCAACAAAGTTATTAACAATAATCATATACAGAAAACATTAAATGAACATATTCATTGAGAAAGTTTCTCCTTGAGCTAAATCACAGCAAGCTAGCAAAAGCGTTGGTgtgagagaaacaaaaaaaaaaaaaaaacagaaatcaaagttaaataattaaaaaggcAAATGTGTTACCTTTTCAAGTTGAGGCACtataaaatatttcaacatCAGCAGCCAAGCATTGCCTTTACAATCCTTTAAACGTTGCAAAATGCTTTCGTCTTGCCTTTGCCTCTCTTCTGCTACCTCCTATTGGTAGCAACAAATTGTAGACGTAATTTGTGAAACGTTTTCAATATGATTACAACCTAGGCGTTGATATGGTGCTACTGAAAAAATACCCGGAAAGGTAGAAACGGTTAACCGGTTTTAAACTAAGGGGGAGAACATTTTGAGTTTTAGAATCCATAATAAACAAGATCGGCCGGGGCTAATCtaggaaacccaccaccatggattctcctAAAACTTTATACAATGTTGTTGTAGTATATTTACCTCATGGCGactttgagcctttagagtgtgATATTGCGGATTTATTGGTCCGTTATtctaatcttcttatatataacaagtaaaagcgtgataagttcggccgggccgaatcttatataccctccaccgtggatcgcatttgtcgagttgttttcccggcatcacttcttag
The genomic region above belongs to Stomoxys calcitrans chromosome 5, idStoCalc2.1, whole genome shotgun sequence and contains:
- the LOC106085389 gene encoding uncharacterized protein LOC106085389, with the protein product MYFCKLIFTTALLLLTVAESLDTTASSTSQCCCKVCKCDAREEKNLPDPYLERLLRERRKSIGELLASLRTSNTQPQADQWNSESNMNSQQVEGNIAENAELEAEHHDEPQYGEASELEIDANSVDIIKTPMEVMKKQPKTERKINQPLRPSPEAKGYQQNSLANENSDYDEFRGRIFRRRKHRNRNRNRNKNSKNSKKSPIITKRKSMLPNEVASKMESEDNFDNHIHSRESDHNWSSVSRKLVSDELGSARRRRAAFENQLEMKTVGNGEQDEYRRKIALHFRNEILQCKAFSSLEDFLNSLPKNETSNVKREEETEEINEEFSTRNIHEFITENPEFHITTKRSNNTLSKSHEELDVPPTKWPSTNDSHNDDDYEDEEEYYEDIDFGNTTATDASKIDPETITKDLPVVSKDSFMSDREKNYKLNISINAKVNGNTTNKMFYGNGSLCINPAYEGDRSAQHSDLASLEHGEEYSSFVDNMKTKQSNPKENANPLDVSPDKLSSNIVEKVFQSVRDHPQLKVLWPSLKNNQLPERTQMPRFNALRNQDNEQHIQHSEQLMREALNILNNAIDQKLHSKSCVPLSSDLREFYNLILRTNEEQRREREKRQTERGKLRKEDGENSKIYNNGKVLNKDDGQWKENSLMDLQNEDGVDAKLRRELLNRKYLGTNLNDLELLEQLYSPEFSKLLKACELYREISKVFGRKENLNL